The window TATCAATTATGAAATCGACGCGGTGATTTACTGTTACCCATCACCTGAATACGAGCCGATCATGTCGGCGGCAGAAGAACAAGTGAAACGCTATGCAACACAGCAACACAGGTTAGGCCGTGACATTGTCCTCAGTGCCATTTATGCCGCATTGCACGTGCAAGGGGTACAACGAGTTGAAATCAAAAAGCCGACTGACGATATCAAGCTAGACAAAACCCAAGCCAGCTATTGCACAAACATTAACGTTTCGCTAGGTGGTTCCGATGAATAATCGTTTACTGCCTACCGGCTCATCAACCTTAGAACTGGCCGCCGCCGAGGCTTGCGCGCAAATCGAACGTGTGCCCATTCCGATTCGTGAACTTTGGAACCCTGATTTATGCCCTGTGCATTTACTGCCTTACTTAGCGTGGGCGTTCAGCGTTGATCGCTGGGATAAAAACTGGACGGAAAAAGCTAAGCGCGACGCGATTAAAGCCGCGATGTTTATCCATAAACACAAGGGAACGATTGGCGCACTGCGTCGCGTAGTTGAGCCTCTCGGTTATTTAATTCGTGTTGTTGAATGGTGGAAAACCAACGAAACCGCCGGCACGTTTCGCCTTGATATTGGGGTACTGGAAACTGGCATTACCGAAGAAATGTATCAAGAGTTAGAAGCACTAATTTTTGATGCCAAGCCAGCGAGCCGTCATTTGGCTGGGCTCACTATTCAACTGGAAACACGCGGTGAATTTTATTGCGGAGCATCTAGCTACACCGGTGATTCATTGACGGTTTACGCTTATACACCGCCGTTAATTTCGGTTTCTGGTCTTGATGTTCAAGGTGCGGCTATTCACTTAATTGATGAAATGAGGATTAATCCACAATGAAATACTTTGCTCTGCTCACTAAATTAGGTGAGAACTTACTCGCTCAGGCAACCGCTTTGGGCACAAAAATTGAGTTAACCCACATGGCCGTGGGTGATGGTGGCGGCAAATTACCAACACCCGATACCAATCAAACTAAATTAATCTCCGAAAAGCGCCGCGCGGCTATTAATACGTTATTTATTGATGACAAAAATAAAAATCAAATTATTGCTGAACAAATTATTCCTGAACAGGATGGCGGTTGGTGGATACGTGAGATTGGTTTGTTTGATAAAGATGGCAATTTAATTGCTGTGGCAAATTGCCCCGAAACCTATAAACCCCAGCTTGCTGAGGGGTCAGGTCGTACACAATCAATTCGTATGGTATTGATTGTCAGCCATACCGAGTCAGTGACATTAAAAATTGATCCGTCAGTGGTACTTGCGACTCGTGCATTTGTTGATGATTCAGTAAAAAGGGGCATTGAAGAGCATGAAAAAAGCCGCAAACACCCCGATGCAAGTACAACAGCTAAAGGGTTTGTGCAGCTTGCAGACACGTTGA of the Providencia stuartii genome contains:
- a CDS encoding phage tail protein I, giving the protein MNNRLLPTGSSTLELAAAEACAQIERVPIPIRELWNPDLCPVHLLPYLAWAFSVDRWDKNWTEKAKRDAIKAAMFIHKHKGTIGALRRVVEPLGYLIRVVEWWKTNETAGTFRLDIGVLETGITEEMYQELEALIFDAKPASRHLAGLTIQLETRGEFYCGASSYTGDSLTVYAYTPPLISVSGLDVQGAAIHLIDEMRINPQ